In Bacillus sp. Cs-700, one genomic interval encodes:
- the ypeB gene encoding germination protein YpeB — protein sequence MIRSILIGVLAVGVAGTSYWGYKEHQEKNAVLINAENTYQRAFHDLNFHMDALEEKIGSTLAMNSRGSLSPALAEVWRLTSEAQNDVGQLPLTLMPFNKTEEFLTNIGSFSYRVAVRDLDENPLSDEEYETLKNLHSHSTDIKNELRKVQAMVIDHNLRWMDVELALASESQPQDNTIIDGFKTVDKQVEGYSEVNWGPEVTQLNTKKENLNKNIKGKKLSEEEAKQQVIDFLDLDSKAKIDITRTGDESKYQAYSLSIENKDKKSSTNLDVTQKGAKPIWILMDREIGEQKLSLNEAADQARAFLKEHDITNMTISESSQYDRMGVFTFVYQQDDVAIYPDAVHIKVALDNGDISGYESLEYLTNHHERQLKTPTLSRNEALEQVNPNVQVMDEGLGVIQNDLGEEVLCYEFMGTIENETYRIFINVENGREERVEKMDGTEMNYETA from the coding sequence TTGATTCGCTCAATATTGATTGGTGTACTTGCAGTTGGTGTTGCCGGAACAAGTTATTGGGGATACAAAGAACACCAGGAGAAAAATGCCGTACTTATTAATGCTGAAAATACTTACCAACGAGCATTTCATGATTTGAATTTTCACATGGATGCACTAGAAGAGAAGATTGGATCGACACTAGCAATGAACTCTCGTGGTAGTCTTTCGCCTGCGTTAGCTGAAGTGTGGCGCTTAACTTCAGAAGCTCAGAATGACGTGGGACAGCTTCCTTTAACTCTTATGCCTTTTAACAAGACAGAGGAGTTTTTAACGAATATCGGCTCATTTAGTTACCGAGTAGCTGTTCGAGATCTCGATGAAAATCCCTTATCAGATGAAGAATATGAGACGCTGAAGAATTTGCACAGCCATTCCACGGATATCAAAAATGAATTAAGAAAAGTTCAAGCGATGGTAATCGATCATAATCTTCGCTGGATGGACGTAGAGCTTGCTCTAGCTTCCGAATCTCAGCCTCAAGACAATACAATCATAGATGGATTTAAGACAGTGGATAAGCAAGTGGAAGGGTATAGTGAAGTGAACTGGGGACCTGAAGTGACACAGCTTAATACCAAGAAAGAGAATCTAAATAAAAATATTAAAGGGAAGAAACTTAGTGAAGAAGAAGCCAAACAACAAGTGATTGATTTTCTAGATCTTGATTCAAAAGCCAAAATAGACATAACCAGAACGGGGGATGAATCAAAGTATCAAGCCTATAGTCTTTCAATTGAGAACAAAGACAAAAAGTCCTCAACCAATCTTGATGTTACTCAAAAGGGAGCAAAGCCGATCTGGATCCTAATGGATAGGGAAATCGGTGAACAAAAGCTTAGCTTGAATGAAGCCGCAGATCAAGCGAGGGCTTTCTTAAAAGAGCATGACATTACAAATATGACCATTTCTGAAAGTAGTCAGTATGATCGGATGGGCGTCTTTACATTCGTGTACCAACAAGATGATGTTGCGATCTACCCGGATGCTGTTCATATTAAGGTTGCGTTAGACAATGGTGATATTAGTGGATACGAGTCGCTAGAGTATTTAACGAATCATCATGAAAGACAGCTCAAGACGCCAACATTATCAAGAAACGAAGCATTAGAACAAGTGAACCCGAATGTGCAAGTGATGGACGAAGGGTTGGGCGTCATACAAAATGACCTTGGGGAAGAAGTATTATGTTATGAATTTATGGGTACGATTGAAAATGAAACATATCGAATTTTCATTAATGTTGAAAATGGACGAGAAGAAAGAGTTGAAAAAATGGACGGTACTGAGATGAATTACGAAACGGCTTAA
- the sleB gene encoding spore cortex-lytic enzyme, whose translation MRKAFNFLKIPLVIGLICAPLIMVLDDNNEAGAFSNQIIQKGATGTDVIELQARLKHIGFYTGKVDGVFGWGTYWAVRNYQYEFGMDVDGLVGPEMKAKLNKTTKYDPGQGGKSPKASEANQNKPKDSNVQAKNVPSGYSQNDIKLLANAVYGEARGEPYEGQVAVAAVILNRVQSASFPNTVSGVIFEPRAFTAVSDGQIWLTPNEKAKEAVIDAINGWDPTGEALYYFNPNTATSGWIWTRPQIKQIGKHIFCE comes from the coding sequence ATGAGAAAGGCATTTAATTTTCTGAAAATCCCTTTGGTAATCGGATTAATTTGTGCACCGCTTATCATGGTTTTAGATGATAACAATGAAGCAGGTGCATTTTCAAACCAAATTATTCAAAAGGGCGCGACAGGAACAGACGTTATTGAACTTCAAGCACGTTTGAAGCATATTGGCTTTTATACAGGTAAAGTTGATGGGGTTTTTGGTTGGGGAACGTATTGGGCAGTTAGAAACTATCAATACGAATTTGGAATGGATGTTGATGGGCTTGTTGGACCAGAGATGAAGGCTAAGTTAAATAAAACCACAAAATATGACCCTGGACAGGGGGGCAAAAGTCCTAAAGCATCAGAAGCGAACCAAAATAAGCCAAAAGACTCGAATGTACAGGCCAAGAATGTGCCTTCAGGATATTCCCAGAATGATATTAAGCTTCTTGCTAATGCAGTTTATGGAGAAGCGCGTGGAGAACCATACGAAGGCCAAGTTGCGGTTGCTGCAGTCATCTTAAACCGCGTCCAAAGCGCATCATTTCCAAACACTGTATCGGGCGTTATTTTTGAACCGCGTGCTTTTACAGCAGTTTCAGATGGACAAATTTGGTTAACGCCGAATGAAAAGGCAAAAGAAGCTGTTATCGATGCGATAAACGGCTGGGATCCAACAGGAGAAGCGCTTTATTATTTTAATCCGAATACAGCTACGTCTGGGTGGATATGGACAAGACCGCAAATCAAACAAATTGGGAAACATATATTCTGTGAATAA
- the prsW gene encoding glutamic-type intramembrane protease PrsW — translation MLAAITAGIAPGIALLCFFYLKQHQYESEPIGPVVRSFVFGAMLVFPVMVIQHGFEVENFLQSPFSQSFLMSGLLEEFLKWFIFYFTVYIHIEFSDFYDGIVYGVAISLGFASVENVFYLFAYGIQEAWWRALLPVSSHALFGLMMGSYLGRGKFSLQNKIGKWIALSLFIPFIFHGTYNFLVLQVNSNTIYLMIPFMLILWFIGLRKIKAADLNQAELMQTKENMPI, via the coding sequence ATGTTAGCAGCCATAACTGCTGGAATAGCACCAGGCATTGCGCTTCTTTGTTTTTTTTATCTTAAACAGCATCAGTATGAATCTGAGCCAATTGGCCCGGTTGTTAGAAGTTTTGTATTTGGGGCCATGCTTGTGTTTCCAGTTATGGTGATCCAGCACGGATTTGAAGTGGAGAATTTTTTACAATCACCATTCAGTCAGTCTTTTTTAATGTCTGGGTTGTTGGAAGAATTTTTAAAGTGGTTTATATTTTATTTTACCGTTTATATCCATATAGAATTTAGCGATTTTTATGATGGGATTGTCTATGGCGTTGCCATTTCACTTGGGTTTGCCTCCGTTGAGAATGTATTTTACCTTTTTGCCTATGGCATTCAGGAAGCATGGTGGAGGGCGCTTTTGCCAGTATCAAGTCACGCCTTATTTGGCTTAATGATGGGTTCTTATTTAGGAAGAGGGAAATTCTCTTTGCAGAATAAGATTGGAAAATGGATTGCCCTTTCTTTATTCATACCGTTTATCTTTCATGGTACGTATAATTTTTTGGTTCTTCAGGTAAACAGTAATACGATCTATTTAATGATCCCTTTTATGCTGATCCTGTGGTTTATTGGATTAAGAAAAATAAAAGCCGCAGATCTCAATCAGGCAGAATTAATGCAAACGAAAGAAAATATGCCAATCTAA
- a CDS encoding asparaginase: protein MSKLLIIHTGGTIAMEENKDSGAVNPGKENPLNATLNQLLTGDDVLIDDYINIPSPHMTPETMFAIAERIETRIKEEPIRGVVITHGTDTLEETAYLLDLVLQTDLPVVVTGAMRSSNELGSDGPYNLLSSIKVASCHEAKGKGVLVVLNDEIHTAKNVTKTHTSNVSTFQSPQYGPIGIVTKQRVFFHHTLTMRDRYHISGLTKKVMLLKAYAGMDSKLLIAAAELGIDGIVIEALGQGNLPPEMMDGINHLRAKGIAIVMVSRCFNGIVQDVYGYTGGGKHLKEQGVIFSNGLNGQKARLKLLVTLEATGDPKELHSFFLR from the coding sequence ATGAGTAAATTATTGATTATCCATACCGGAGGAACCATTGCAATGGAGGAAAATAAGGATTCTGGTGCTGTTAATCCCGGGAAAGAAAATCCGTTAAACGCAACGCTTAACCAATTGTTAACAGGAGATGATGTTTTAATTGATGATTATATCAACATCCCCTCACCTCACATGACGCCAGAAACTATGTTTGCTATTGCAGAGAGAATTGAAACAAGAATAAAGGAAGAGCCTATTCGAGGCGTGGTCATTACCCATGGCACCGATACACTAGAAGAAACAGCTTATCTGTTAGATCTCGTGCTTCAGACAGATCTCCCTGTCGTCGTAACAGGCGCAATGCGATCCAGTAACGAGCTAGGCTCTGATGGACCATATAACTTACTTTCTTCAATAAAAGTAGCATCCTGTCACGAAGCGAAGGGGAAAGGCGTTCTAGTTGTCTTAAACGATGAAATACATACTGCAAAAAACGTAACAAAAACCCACACGAGCAATGTATCTACTTTCCAAAGCCCTCAGTATGGACCAATTGGAATCGTAACGAAACAAAGGGTGTTCTTTCACCACACGTTAACGATGAGGGACCGTTATCACATATCCGGATTAACGAAAAAAGTTATGCTTTTAAAGGCTTATGCCGGAATGGATTCGAAATTACTGATAGCTGCTGCTGAACTTGGCATTGACGGTATTGTGATAGAGGCTCTTGGACAGGGCAATTTACCTCCTGAGATGATGGATGGGATTAATCATCTAAGAGCAAAAGGAATCGCAATTGTCATGGTTTCTCGCTGTTTTAACGGCATCGTTCAAGATGTATATGGATATACGGGCGGTGGGAAGCATTTGAAGGAACAAGGCGTCATCTTCTCAAACGGCTTGAATGGACAAAAAGCGCGCTTAAAATTGCTAGTTACACTGGAAGCAACTGGGGATCCAAAAGAATTGCATAGTTTCTTCCTAAGATAA
- a CDS encoding YpdA family putative bacillithiol disulfide reductase has protein sequence MREEQIVIIGAGPCGMSAAIELMNKGYDPLLIEKGNIVNAIYHYPTHQTFFSSSEKLEIGEVPFIIEERKPKRNQALAYYRDVAKRKELRIHSFEKANVITKENDAFIIETEKVHESKKITYRAVHLIIATGYYDSPNYMDIKGENLDKVLHYFKEPHPYFDQDVAVIGGKNSAVDAALELEKAGARVTILYRGAEYSKSVKPWILPEFEALVRNNKVSMEFNASLVEVREKEIVYEVMGEYKTIPNDFVFAMTGYHPDHSFLTKIGIQIDQQSGRPTFNKETMETNVENCYIAGVIAAGNNANEIFIENGRLHGAMIANSVIKKAKKPTN, from the coding sequence ATGAGAGAAGAACAGATCGTCATTATTGGTGCAGGACCTTGTGGCATGTCTGCAGCTATAGAATTAATGAATAAAGGATATGACCCTTTACTTATTGAAAAAGGAAATATCGTTAACGCCATTTATCATTATCCCACGCACCAAACTTTTTTTAGTTCAAGTGAGAAACTTGAAATAGGAGAAGTACCTTTTATTATTGAAGAACGTAAACCGAAGCGAAACCAGGCTCTGGCTTATTATCGAGACGTGGCTAAGCGGAAAGAGTTAAGAATTCATTCCTTCGAAAAAGCAAACGTCATTACAAAGGAAAATGACGCCTTTATCATCGAAACGGAAAAAGTACATGAATCTAAAAAAATCACCTATCGTGCTGTTCATTTAATAATCGCTACTGGTTATTATGATAGTCCAAATTATATGGACATCAAAGGGGAAAATCTTGATAAAGTACTGCATTATTTTAAAGAGCCACATCCCTATTTTGATCAGGACGTTGCGGTCATCGGTGGGAAAAACTCTGCAGTAGATGCAGCATTAGAACTTGAAAAAGCGGGAGCGCGAGTAACGATTCTTTATAGAGGCGCAGAATACTCTAAAAGTGTTAAACCGTGGATTTTGCCTGAATTTGAAGCTCTTGTTAGAAACAACAAAGTTTCAATGGAGTTTAATGCTTCTTTAGTTGAAGTAAGAGAAAAAGAAATTGTATATGAGGTGATGGGAGAATACAAAACGATACCAAATGATTTTGTGTTTGCCATGACTGGCTATCATCCTGATCATTCATTCCTTACAAAGATCGGGATCCAGATTGATCAACAAAGTGGTCGTCCTACCTTTAATAAGGAGACGATGGAGACAAATGTAGAAAATTGCTACATTGCAGGCGTAATTGCAGCAGGAAACAATGCAAATGAAATTTTCATTGAAAACGGAAGGTTGCACGGTGCGATGATTGCAAATTCAGTAATAAAGAAAGCAAAAAAACCTACCAATTAA
- a CDS encoding Glu/Leu/Phe/Val dehydrogenase — MVDKNETDNGQGNNKKRNVLESTQSVIHEALDKLGYPSEVYELLKEPMRLMTVRIPIRMDDGSIKIFTGYRAQHNDSVGPTKGGVRFHPDVTETEVKALSVWMSLKAGIVDLPYGGGKGGIICDPREMSFRELERLSRGYVRAISQIVGPTKDIPAPDVFTNSQIMAWMMDEYSRIREFDSPGFITGKPLVLGGSHGRESATAKGVTICIREAAKKKDIKIEGARVVIQGFGNAGSFLAKFMHDAGAKIVGISDAYGALHDPEGLDIDYLLDRRDSFGTVTKLFKETISNQELLELDCDILVPAAIENQITEDNAHQIKASIVVEAANGPTTIEATKILTDRGILLVPDVLASSGGVTVSYFEWVQNNQGYYWTEEEVEAKLEKVMVNAFNSIYRTAETRRVDMRLSAYMVGVRKMAEASRFRGWI, encoded by the coding sequence ATGGTCGACAAAAACGAAACAGACAACGGACAAGGAAACAATAAGAAACGGAACGTATTAGAGTCGACGCAATCGGTCATTCACGAAGCGCTGGACAAACTAGGCTATCCGAGTGAAGTGTATGAATTATTGAAAGAACCAATGAGATTAATGACGGTTCGGATTCCAATTCGGATGGATGATGGCTCGATTAAAATATTTACCGGGTATCGTGCTCAGCACAATGATTCTGTCGGACCTACTAAAGGTGGCGTTCGTTTCCATCCAGATGTGACTGAAACTGAAGTAAAGGCACTTTCAGTCTGGATGAGTTTAAAAGCAGGAATTGTGGATCTTCCATATGGTGGCGGTAAGGGTGGCATTATCTGTGATCCGAGAGAAATGTCTTTCAGAGAATTAGAGCGTTTGAGCCGTGGCTATGTAAGGGCGATTAGTCAAATCGTTGGACCAACGAAAGATATCCCTGCTCCAGATGTTTTTACAAACTCTCAAATTATGGCATGGATGATGGATGAGTATAGTCGCATAAGAGAATTTGATTCCCCTGGATTTATTACTGGTAAGCCATTAGTACTAGGCGGATCTCACGGTCGTGAATCTGCAACTGCAAAAGGTGTTACAATTTGTATTCGTGAAGCTGCTAAGAAAAAAGATATCAAAATAGAAGGTGCACGAGTAGTGATTCAGGGATTTGGAAATGCAGGTAGCTTTCTTGCGAAGTTTATGCACGATGCTGGAGCGAAAATTGTTGGTATATCAGATGCGTATGGCGCCTTACATGATCCTGAAGGCCTGGATATCGACTACTTACTCGACCGTCGTGATAGCTTTGGTACAGTAACGAAGCTTTTTAAAGAAACAATCAGTAACCAAGAACTACTAGAACTTGATTGTGATATTCTTGTTCCTGCAGCAATTGAAAATCAGATTACTGAAGACAATGCTCACCAAATAAAAGCGAGCATTGTTGTTGAAGCCGCGAATGGACCAACTACTATTGAGGCAACAAAGATTTTAACTGATAGAGGCATTCTACTAGTTCCAGACGTTTTGGCTAGTTCAGGAGGCGTAACCGTTTCTTATTTCGAATGGGTTCAAAACAATCAAGGTTATTATTGGACAGAAGAAGAAGTGGAAGCAAAGCTTGAAAAAGTAATGGTTAACGCATTTAATTCGATCTATCGAACGGCAGAAACGCGCCGAGTTGATATGAGGCTTTCCGCTTATATGGTTGGCGTCAGGAAAATGGCTGAAGCTTCTCGTTTTAGAGGCTGGATATAA
- a CDS encoding D-alanine--D-alanine ligase, whose translation MKVGVLYGGTSAEREVSLSSGKGIMKALKENGHEVIGIDFHPERLSEVMELEVDIIFIGLHGKYGEDGRIQGLLDMLQIPYVGSGVLGSAVAMDKAKSKKVLKDSGIRLAQDLVLHKSDDHHSLNLPFGYPVVVKPNSEGSTIGLTIAKSEEELQKGIEEAFRFDDTVILEEFISGTEVTVAVMGSKGEVKPLPVVEIVPKNAYYDYESKYAEGGSEHIVPARISESYTELIQKQSVVAHELLGCDTYSRVDYIVPKDGSEPVFLEVNTLPGMTPTSLFPDAAKEIGYSYEQMIENLIQLGLKK comes from the coding sequence ATGAAAGTTGGAGTACTTTATGGAGGAACTTCTGCTGAAAGAGAAGTTTCCCTATCTAGCGGTAAAGGGATCATGAAAGCTTTAAAAGAAAACGGTCATGAAGTAATCGGTATAGACTTTCATCCAGAACGATTATCAGAAGTGATGGAACTTGAGGTTGATATTATTTTTATCGGCCTTCACGGTAAGTATGGAGAAGATGGAAGGATTCAAGGACTCCTTGATATGCTGCAAATCCCATATGTGGGATCGGGAGTTCTAGGATCAGCAGTTGCAATGGATAAGGCTAAAAGCAAAAAAGTATTAAAAGATTCTGGGATACGCTTAGCACAGGATCTTGTTCTCCATAAGTCGGACGATCATCATTCACTTAATTTACCATTTGGTTATCCAGTTGTGGTAAAGCCAAACAGCGAGGGATCGACGATTGGATTAACCATTGCTAAATCGGAAGAGGAGCTTCAAAAAGGGATTGAAGAAGCGTTTCGATTTGATGATACGGTCATTCTAGAAGAGTTTATTTCTGGGACTGAAGTAACAGTTGCTGTGATGGGCTCAAAGGGAGAAGTAAAACCACTTCCCGTTGTGGAAATTGTTCCAAAGAACGCTTACTACGACTATGAATCGAAATACGCAGAAGGTGGAAGTGAACACATCGTTCCAGCTCGTATTTCTGAATCCTATACAGAACTAATTCAAAAACAATCTGTTGTTGCACACGAATTACTTGGATGCGATACGTACTCACGTGTGGATTATATCGTACCTAAAGATGGATCTGAACCAGTATTTCTTGAAGTAAACACGCTACCCGGAATGACTCCAACTAGTTTATTCCCAGATGCAGCGAAAGAAATTGGTTATTCTTATGAGCAAATGATTGAGAACTTAATTCAGTTAGGATTAAAGAAATAG
- a CDS encoding PIG-L family deacetylase: MSRTFMFIFAHPDDESFTCGGTLIELAKAKDTKTILYSATPGDAGKCGEPPLCQVDELAEVRKKELEKASKLLGIDELYIGDYQDGKLNKLPDDELKNDVLKRIEAVQPDVVITFPPHGLSGHPDHKAIQLATLQAVKETNVVKELYYATFPQSLADETGNPAYADPDDSITLIKSFSNEDLDPVRKALLAHRTQHLSVERVFPTIYNENGFMKFNNKEYFIKAWNNPSYTCGSILA; this comes from the coding sequence ATGTCTCGTACATTTATGTTTATATTTGCTCACCCTGACGATGAAAGCTTTACTTGTGGGGGGACGCTAATCGAATTAGCTAAAGCAAAAGATACAAAAACCATTTTATACAGTGCCACACCTGGTGATGCAGGAAAATGTGGAGAACCACCTCTTTGTCAAGTAGATGAGCTGGCTGAAGTTCGAAAAAAAGAACTAGAAAAAGCTTCTAAACTACTTGGGATTGATGAACTTTACATTGGTGATTATCAAGACGGGAAATTAAATAAGCTTCCTGATGATGAGCTGAAGAATGATGTGTTAAAACGAATTGAAGCCGTTCAACCTGATGTCGTCATTACATTTCCGCCACATGGTTTATCAGGTCACCCAGACCATAAAGCGATTCAGCTCGCAACGCTTCAAGCTGTAAAAGAAACAAACGTTGTAAAAGAGCTGTATTACGCTACTTTCCCTCAATCATTAGCTGATGAAACAGGAAATCCAGCTTATGCAGATCCAGATGACTCAATCACTTTGATCAAATCCTTTTCAAACGAGGATTTAGATCCAGTTAGAAAAGCACTATTGGCTCATCGTACACAGCATTTGTCCGTTGAACGAGTTTTTCCTACGATTTATAATGAAAATGGATTTATGAAATTTAACAATAAAGAATATTTCATTAAAGCATGGAATAATCCAAGCTATACGTGCGGTTCTATCCTTGCTTAA
- a CDS encoding genetic competence negative regulator: MRLERLAYDKIKIFLTYDDLNERGITKEELWQDVPKVHRLFREMIMEADDELGFKVDGPIAVEVFSLPAQGMVVIVTKGSAESDFEDDYNDEYIEMQVTLDESDEVFYEFRSFEDVIGLSKRLINVGILGGTLYSFQSQFYLKFDEEEFAEYELDSLVALLAEFGNPSTITSYRVMEYGKQIMNSTAIEQLNHYFN, from the coding sequence ATGCGTCTTGAACGTTTAGCGTACGATAAAATAAAGATTTTTTTAACTTATGATGATTTAAATGAACGTGGAATTACAAAAGAAGAGCTATGGCAGGACGTACCGAAAGTTCACAGGCTATTTCGTGAGATGATAATGGAAGCTGACGATGAACTTGGCTTTAAAGTTGATGGGCCAATTGCTGTAGAAGTTTTCTCACTTCCTGCTCAAGGAATGGTTGTCATTGTTACGAAGGGTTCGGCAGAAAGTGATTTTGAAGATGACTATAATGACGAATACATTGAAATGCAAGTTACGCTCGATGAAAGCGATGAAGTATTTTATGAATTTCGATCTTTTGAGGACGTGATTGGTCTTTCTAAAAGATTAATCAACGTTGGAATTTTAGGTGGTACTCTTTATTCCTTCCAGTCTCAATTTTATCTTAAATTTGATGAAGAAGAATTTGCTGAGTATGAATTAGATTCTTTAGTTGCGTTGCTTGCTGAATTCGGAAATCCTTCAACGATTACAAGCTATCGGGTAATGGAATATGGGAAGCAAATTATGAACTCAACAGCGATTGAACAGTTAAATCATTATTTTAACTAA
- a CDS encoding cobalamin-dependent protein (Presence of a B(12) (cobalamin)-binding domain implies dependence on cobalamin itself, in one of its several forms, or in some unusual lineages, dependence on a cobalamin-like analog.), giving the protein MTMSAGKYNIKAVSKKLGIQPGTLRAWERRYNIISPIRNEAGHRLYSEEHMSILKWLVQKTEQGFTISQAVELLENGNDSTDTDSMGIDMERDRAHILADEILEALLAFDENKAQDLLNQAFSVFSIDKVVHDILAQLLVRVGDLWENEKITIAHEHFTSAFLRSRIGMIFHTLPVDGYLPKVMAVCSSGEYHELGLLIFTLYLRRKGFEVIYLGASIPEDDIETVVEDTDPKILFLSCTLMANLPRCLDLVDRLDQRFTDLTIGIGGAAIGHLRGEKRQAYDSFFVGNGKDEWDVWIKDKIQKLTT; this is encoded by the coding sequence ATGACGATGTCTGCAGGTAAGTATAATATTAAAGCGGTCTCGAAGAAATTAGGAATACAACCTGGGACCTTAAGGGCATGGGAAAGGCGTTATAATATTATTTCTCCGATAAGAAATGAGGCAGGTCATCGTCTTTATTCGGAAGAACATATGTCTATCTTAAAATGGCTTGTCCAAAAAACAGAGCAAGGTTTTACAATTAGTCAAGCTGTAGAATTGCTTGAAAATGGAAATGATTCAACAGATACAGATAGTATGGGAATTGATATGGAAAGAGATCGAGCTCATATACTTGCTGATGAAATATTAGAAGCGCTACTTGCTTTCGACGAGAATAAAGCTCAGGATCTGTTGAATCAGGCGTTTTCTGTGTTTAGTATTGATAAGGTAGTACATGACATCCTTGCCCAGCTATTAGTTAGGGTAGGAGATCTTTGGGAAAATGAAAAAATTACGATTGCACATGAACATTTTACAAGTGCTTTTCTAAGATCAAGAATTGGGATGATATTCCACACTCTTCCTGTTGATGGTTATCTTCCGAAAGTGATGGCGGTTTGCTCGTCAGGGGAATACCATGAACTTGGTTTGTTGATTTTCACTCTTTATTTAAGAAGAAAAGGATTTGAAGTCATTTATCTAGGAGCAAGCATTCCAGAGGATGATATTGAGACGGTTGTTGAAGATACAGATCCGAAAATATTATTTTTATCATGTACGTTAATGGCAAATTTACCAAGATGCCTTGACCTCGTTGATCGCCTTGATCAGCGCTTCACTGATTTAACGATCGGTATAGGTGGCGCTGCTATTGGGCATTTACGCGGTGAAAAGAGACAGGCCTATGACTCCTTTTTCGTTGGAAATGGTAAAGATGAGTGGGATGTTTGGATCAAAGATAAAATTCAAAAGCTGACTACTTAG
- a CDS encoding metallophosphoesterase — MIYFVGLVLIGIVLLIYMWTEAHLNRVVRKEIDVENLPESFDSYRIFFISDTHNRYISNKVLEKVRNQVDIIVIGGDVMEKGVSFEKVRHNIKSLRAIAPCYFVWGNNDYEEDPVKLEKLLMEEDIIILKNRAINLKNSGEGISLIGIDDLSTENDSLEDAVKEATEKTKILISHNPDIKRNWPDNSGIQLILSGHTHGGQIRLFGWGIREKGGIKKVKGTTVVISNGYGTTTLPLRLMAPAESHVFILKRK, encoded by the coding sequence ATGATTTATTTTGTTGGCCTTGTTTTAATTGGAATAGTGCTTCTAATCTACATGTGGACTGAAGCACATCTTAACAGAGTCGTTAGGAAAGAGATTGATGTCGAAAATTTACCAGAAAGTTTCGATTCCTATCGAATCTTTTTTATTTCGGATACTCATAATCGATATATTTCAAACAAAGTATTAGAAAAAGTAAGAAATCAAGTTGACATCATCGTTATTGGGGGAGATGTTATGGAAAAAGGGGTCTCCTTTGAGAAAGTTCGCCATAATATAAAATCTCTACGGGCTATAGCACCTTGTTACTTTGTATGGGGGAATAACGATTACGAAGAAGACCCCGTCAAACTTGAAAAACTGTTAATGGAAGAAGATATTATCATTCTTAAGAATCGAGCAATAAACCTTAAAAATAGTGGCGAGGGAATAAGTTTAATAGGTATTGATGATCTTTCAACAGAAAATGACTCACTAGAGGATGCAGTTAAAGAAGCCACCGAAAAAACAAAAATACTGATCAGCCATAACCCTGATATTAAGCGAAACTGGCCTGACAATAGTGGAATACAACTTATTCTTTCTGGTCACACTCATGGAGGTCAAATACGTTTATTTGGGTGGGGAATTCGAGAAAAAGGGGGCATTAAAAAAGTTAAAGGAACTACGGTCGTCATTAGTAATGGGTATGGTACGACAACGTTACCTTTAAGACTGATGGCCCCTGCAGAATCACATGTTTTTATATTAAAAAGGAAATAA